A stretch of DNA from Fusobacterium animalis 7_1:
ACACATACATAACCATATAATTATTAATACAGTTAATATTGAAACTGGAATGAAATTAAGAGAATTAAATAAGACTGAATATAATCAAAAAATAGAAAATAATGTTGAGCTAAAATCTCACGAATTTTATTTAGAAGATTTAAAAAAGTCTAGTGATTTATTTTGTCAAGAATATAATTTATCTGTTATTCCTAAAAAAGAAAAAGCTGAAAGTCAGAATATTTATAACAGACGAGAATATACAGTTGTAATGAATAAAACAAGTTACAAAATGGAGCTGGCGAAAGATGTAAAAAGAGCTTCTAAAAGTTGTAAATCAAAAGAAGATTTTATAAAAGTATTAGATGAAAAAGGTGTTATTGTAGATTGGGAAGACCATAAAAAGCATATAACTTTTAAGTTTAAAGATAAAAAAAAGAAATCAATTAGACTAGCAAATTTAGAAAAAACTTTTCAAGATGAAACTTTTAAAAAAGAGTACCTAGAACAACAATTTTTAGTAAATCAAAAAATGCAAGAAATTGGGGATGTGACAATAAAAGTTAATAGTAAAACTGAAAAGAGTACCGAAGAAAAATACCAGGACTTATTAAACAAGAAAAAGGAACAAGATAGATTAGCTGAGGAAAGAGAAAAGAAACAAAAACAAGAAATTGAAAAAACTAAAAAACGGGACAGAGGTTTCGGAATAGGAGATTGATTAAATGGCTATATTAGAAGATGATGAAGTAAATGAACAAGAAGTTAAAATGGAAGATTATATAAAAAAAATTGTTGAAAATATTTTACAAGAGCAACTAAAAGAGCATCAAGAAATAGCCTCTATTGCTAAGACTAAAATAGCTGAAATGACAATAGAGCTTCAAAAGGTTAAAGAGTTAGAAAAAGCGACAACTGAATATAAAGATAATATGAATACAATAATAAATCAAATGATAACAAATATTGAAAATTATAATAAAACATTTTCTAATAGAGTTGATAATTTTAGTTCCCAACTTGCAGAGAAATTAAAAGAGGTAAAAAATACAAATCAAATATTTGATGAAACATTAAAAAAGTCTGGTATTATTGAAAATCTTAATAATAGTAGACACAAAATATTTGAAAAATTTTCAGATGATATTGCAACTAAGACAAATAATACTTTTGATTTAATTAATGATACTGTAAATAAGATGAAATCGGTTTTTTATGTATTTGTATTTTCTATAATTGTATTTTTAATTTTTTCAGGAATAATTTTATATAAGACAAATAATAGGGTAGCAAGTGTTGAAGAAAGTTTAAATACTATATCAAGTTCATTGACTGGATTAGTTAAAGGAGATTTAAAGTTCTGGTACAGTGAAGAAGATAAAAAAGCCTATATCAGTAATGTAGAAAGTATTAAAAAAAATAAAGATAGTAAAAATAAAAAATAATATTTTAAGAAATAAAAAAGCAATAAAATCATTCCTTATT
This window harbors:
- a CDS encoding relaxase/mobilization nuclease domain-containing protein produces the protein MAVYKSVKGVGKTKSSLYNVLEYVGNKKENEENEKVYKTTGINVSDDYKNAFKEMMFTKEIHNKLEGRQYRHHIQSFKPGEVDPETAHKIAVEFAEKNFKDFDVFISTHIDKGHIHNHIIINTVNIETGMKLRELNKTEYNQKIENNVELKSHEFYLEDLKKSSDLFCQEYNLSVIPKKEKAESQNIYNRREYTVVMNKTSYKMELAKDVKRASKSCKSKEDFIKVLDEKGVIVDWEDHKKHITFKFKDKKKKSIRLANLEKTFQDETFKKEYLEQQFLVNQKMQEIGDVTIKVNSKTEKSTEEKYQDLLNKKKEQDRLAEEREKKQKQEIEKTKKRDRGFGIGD